One Moorella sp. E308F DNA segment encodes these proteins:
- the hcp gene encoding hydroxylamine reductase, protein MFCYQCEQTAGGTGCTRVGVCGKNEDIASLQDTILIGLKGIAAYAYHARELGARDEEVDAFMHEALFTTLTNVDFDLNRHIEMALKVGAMNLKVMELLDKAHVERFGAPVPTKVSTGTKKGPGILVTGHDLLDLYELLQQTEGTGINVYTHGEMLPAHAYPELKKFPHLVGNYGSAWQNQKKEFAEFPGAILGTTNCVLIPAESYRERMFTCGIAGLPGVTHIKNRDFTPVIEKAKALPPLEEKAGGELTTGFHHTAILSIAGQVIEAVKAGKIRHFFLVGGCDGAKPGRNYYTEFVEKVPQDCVVLTLGCGKYRFNHLDLGDIDGIPRLIDIGQCNNAYSAIQVALALAEAFNCSVNELPLSLVLSWFEQKAVAILLTLLHLGIQNIRIGPSLPAFLTPNVLKVLQENYNLKPTTTPEQDLKDILG, encoded by the coding sequence ATGTTTTGTTACCAGTGCGAGCAGACGGCCGGCGGTACCGGCTGCACCAGGGTAGGCGTCTGCGGTAAGAACGAAGATATCGCCAGCCTCCAGGATACCATCCTTATCGGCCTTAAGGGTATTGCCGCCTATGCCTACCATGCCCGGGAACTGGGTGCCCGGGACGAAGAAGTAGACGCCTTTATGCACGAGGCACTTTTTACCACCCTAACCAACGTCGACTTTGATCTTAACCGTCATATAGAGATGGCCTTAAAAGTCGGGGCCATGAACCTCAAGGTCATGGAATTATTGGATAAAGCCCATGTAGAGCGTTTCGGCGCCCCGGTCCCGACGAAGGTTTCTACCGGCACCAAGAAAGGACCGGGCATCCTCGTTACCGGCCATGACCTGCTGGATCTCTATGAACTCCTGCAGCAGACGGAAGGTACGGGGATTAATGTGTATACCCACGGCGAAATGCTGCCGGCCCACGCCTACCCGGAATTGAAAAAGTTCCCTCACCTGGTGGGCAACTACGGCTCGGCCTGGCAGAACCAGAAAAAAGAGTTTGCCGAGTTCCCCGGCGCCATCCTGGGTACAACTAACTGCGTGTTAATACCTGCGGAATCTTACCGGGAGCGCATGTTTACCTGCGGCATTGCCGGCCTGCCGGGAGTAACTCATATTAAAAACCGCGACTTTACGCCGGTTATTGAAAAGGCCAAGGCCCTGCCGCCCCTGGAGGAAAAGGCCGGCGGCGAGCTGACCACCGGTTTCCATCACACGGCTATCTTAAGCATAGCCGGCCAGGTGATCGAGGCCGTCAAGGCCGGCAAGATCCGCCACTTCTTCCTGGTGGGCGGCTGCGACGGGGCCAAGCCGGGCCGCAACTACTACACCGAGTTTGTGGAGAAGGTGCCGCAGGACTGCGTGGTCCTAACCCTGGGCTGCGGCAAGTACCGCTTCAACCACCTCGACCTGGGCGACATTGACGGCATCCCGCGCCTCATCGATATAGGCCAGTGCAATAACGCCTATTCAGCCATCCAGGTAGCCCTGGCTCTGGCCGAAGCCTTTAACTGCAGCGTCAACGAGCTGCCCTTGAGCCTGGTCCTGTCCTGGTTCGAGCAGAAAGCAGTGGCCATCCTGCTGACCCTGCTCCACCTGGGGATTCAAAACATCCGCATCGGCCCGTCCCTGCCGGCCTTCTTAACACCCAATGTGCTGAAGGTCCTCCAGGAAAACTACAACCTGAAGCCTACTACCACGCCGGAACAGGACCTGAAGGACATCCTGGGTTAA
- a CDS encoding HD-GYP domain-containing protein gives MDGNSPRRGGAGLDKLAGATTQIYDFHSATVQRTGDYYHPSPQRNPARIPHLPDGPVGEIYQEAQEALSDVYHRCRLGSQLEVKNIQEIVADFLNRMQDNQNMFLQMAMLKDLDPYSARHSLNVTVLATLLGLKLGLSQKELLVIGVGAMLHDVGKLEVPPEVLLKPGKLTAEEFALIKSHPQAGYERLEGVVSEAVRRVARDHHERCNGSGYPKGLRWEELSLAARCVAIADVYDAVTTDRCYRPRYLPHEGMELLMVESTMGNLDLKLVRVFLQAIASYPVGTTVRLTTGEIARVIAQEPEVPMRPVVEVLQPRRRAGEVIRLLTNPSVLIVEAEP, from the coding sequence ATGGATGGCAATTCTCCCCGGCGAGGCGGGGCTGGATTGGATAAACTGGCAGGAGCTACAACCCAAATTTATGATTTTCATTCTGCAACCGTCCAGCGTACCGGGGATTATTACCATCCGTCGCCGCAGAGGAATCCGGCCAGGATACCCCATTTACCTGACGGGCCGGTAGGGGAAATTTATCAGGAAGCCCAGGAAGCTCTGAGCGATGTCTATCACCGCTGCCGCCTGGGGAGTCAGCTGGAGGTTAAAAATATCCAGGAGATAGTAGCCGACTTTCTCAACCGGATGCAGGACAACCAGAACATGTTTTTGCAGATGGCCATGCTTAAGGACCTGGACCCTTACTCTGCACGCCACTCTCTGAATGTGACTGTTCTGGCTACCCTCCTGGGTTTAAAACTGGGCCTTTCCCAGAAAGAACTCCTGGTCATCGGCGTTGGCGCCATGCTCCACGACGTGGGCAAATTGGAAGTACCGCCTGAAGTTTTATTAAAACCGGGCAAGTTAACTGCCGAGGAGTTTGCTCTTATCAAGAGCCATCCCCAGGCCGGTTATGAGCGGTTGGAGGGCGTGGTAAGCGAAGCAGTTCGCCGGGTGGCCCGGGATCATCATGAACGTTGCAACGGCAGCGGTTACCCTAAAGGATTAAGGTGGGAAGAGTTAAGCCTGGCGGCCCGGTGCGTGGCTATCGCCGATGTTTACGATGCTGTAACTACCGACCGCTGCTACCGCCCCAGGTATCTTCCCCATGAGGGCATGGAATTATTAATGGTAGAAAGCACCATGGGTAACCTGGACCTGAAACTGGTACGAGTCTTTTTGCAAGCTATTGCCAGTTACCCGGTGGGCACTACGGTGCGGTTAACGACCGGTGAAATAGCCCGGGTAATAGCCCAGGAGCCGGAGGTGCCCATGCGGCCGGTGGTTGAGGTGCTGCAGCCCCGGCGCCGCGCCGGCGAGGTTATCCGCCTCCTGACCAATCCTTCTGTTTTAATTGTGGAAGCTGAACCCTGA
- the folK gene encoding 2-amino-4-hydroxy-6-hydroxymethyldihydropteridine diphosphokinase, producing the protein MYRQAGRDMLLLANLYGGDDCMPVKGKDFTTAYLGLGSNLGDREGHLQRAVAILTATEGIEVERLSSWYETAPVGKTGQGWFLNGVARIKTSMHPRELLSTVLAIEQRLGRVRRERWGPRNIDIDILLYDDLTVNEPDLQIPHPRMQERAFVLIPLAEIAPDLILPDGRRADVAAKDCFPGQEVLPYSGFRC; encoded by the coding sequence GTGTACAGGCAGGCCGGCAGGGATATGCTATTACTGGCCAACCTGTATGGCGGGGATGATTGCATGCCGGTAAAGGGGAAAGATTTTACAACGGCTTACCTGGGTTTGGGCTCCAACCTGGGTGATCGGGAAGGGCATTTGCAGCGGGCCGTAGCAATACTTACGGCCACCGAAGGGATCGAGGTGGAACGCCTTTCTTCCTGGTATGAGACGGCCCCGGTGGGCAAGACGGGCCAGGGATGGTTTTTAAACGGAGTGGCCAGGATCAAAACCTCCATGCACCCGCGCGAGCTGCTGTCGACTGTCCTGGCTATAGAGCAGCGCCTGGGCCGGGTGCGGCGGGAGCGCTGGGGTCCCCGCAACATTGATATTGACATCCTGCTTTACGATGATTTAACAGTTAATGAACCCGACCTGCAGATTCCCCACCCCAGGATGCAAGAGCGGGCCTTTGTCCTGATACCCCTGGCAGAAATTGCCCCGGACCTTATTTTACCGGATGGCCGGCGGGCAGATGTGGCTGCTAAAGACTGTTTTCCCGGGCAGGAAGTATTGCCGTATAGTGGTTTCAGGTGTTAG
- a CDS encoding Rossmann-like and DUF2520 domain-containing protein: MRVGIIGAGAVGTGMGILLRRRGYTIAGVASRTPASARRAAARLACPVFAQPEEVARQADLIFITTSDQAIGPVAAAIASRNGFRPGQTVIHMSGSLTSAVLDPARRAGALALSLHPLQSCADADRAVANLPGSVFSLEGDREALPLGKRLVTELGGEYFLISPGAKPLYHAAACVASNYLVSLIDLSRRLMQAAGMEPEMAARALAPLIKGTLDNINEKGIPQALTGPIARGDFVTIRDHLKAMEAAVPELGEIYRALGRYTADLAGRKGSIDARKVALFGQILATKFDAMSRRAEDFIFKGADGIGAVDNNCRGTQVCGGSQATGQEHRPGPDHGLPSRGPFNPGQDGQGAE; the protein is encoded by the coding sequence ATGCGGGTGGGCATAATTGGAGCCGGAGCTGTCGGTACGGGGATGGGCATATTATTGCGCCGGCGGGGATACACCATCGCCGGTGTAGCCAGCCGTACCCCTGCTTCAGCCCGGCGGGCGGCAGCAAGGCTGGCCTGCCCGGTCTTTGCGCAGCCGGAAGAAGTAGCCCGGCAGGCCGACCTGATCTTTATTACCACCAGTGACCAGGCCATCGGCCCGGTGGCAGCCGCCATTGCCTCGAGAAACGGCTTTCGCCCCGGGCAAACGGTCATTCATATGAGCGGTTCGTTAACTTCAGCCGTCCTGGACCCGGCCCGGCGGGCCGGTGCCCTGGCCTTGAGCCTCCATCCCCTCCAGTCCTGTGCCGATGCCGACCGGGCGGTGGCCAACCTCCCCGGGTCGGTTTTCAGCCTGGAAGGCGATCGGGAAGCCCTGCCTCTGGGGAAACGCCTGGTAACCGAACTGGGGGGTGAGTATTTCCTCATCAGCCCCGGGGCCAAACCCCTTTACCATGCGGCCGCCTGCGTCGCTTCCAACTACCTGGTCAGCCTCATAGATTTAAGTCGCCGGCTCATGCAGGCGGCCGGCATGGAACCGGAGATGGCGGCCCGGGCCCTGGCGCCATTAATTAAAGGCACTTTAGATAATATTAATGAAAAGGGAATTCCCCAGGCCCTGACCGGTCCCATTGCCAGGGGCGACTTTGTTACCATCAGGGATCATTTAAAGGCCATGGAAGCCGCTGTTCCCGAACTGGGCGAGATTTACCGCGCCCTGGGACGCTATACGGCCGACCTGGCCGGCCGTAAAGGCAGCATCGACGCCCGCAAGGTAGCCCTGTTCGGGCAAATCCTGGCTACCAAATTTGATGCGATGAGCAGGCGGGCAGAAGATTTTATTTTTAAAGGAGCTGACGGTATTGGAGCTGTTGACAACAATTGCCGCGGTACGCAAGTTTGTGGCGGCAGCCAGGCAACAGGGCAAGAGCATAGGCCTGGTCCCGACCATGGGTTACCTTCACGAGGGCCATTTAACCCTGGCCAGGACGGCCAGGGAGCAGAATGA
- the panC gene encoding pantoate--beta-alanine ligase: MAAARQQGKSIGLVPTMGYLHEGHLTLARTAREQNDVVIMSIFVNPTQFGPGEDLERYPRDLERDQKLAAAAGVDAIFAPAVAEMYPPGYATYVQVEGLTEVLCGASRPGHFRGVATVVSKLFNIVQPDRAYFGLKDYQQAVVIKRLVRDLNFPVDIITVPTVRESDGLALSSRNKYLSPEERQSALSLYRALNIGADLIRSGERRAAVVREAMAQEILSRPGTRIDYVAVNDAETLEPLDEIKGRVLLALAVWVGNTRLIDNLTLEVKDDVAHHDEKQAPPGDCHRG; the protein is encoded by the coding sequence GTGGCGGCAGCCAGGCAACAGGGCAAGAGCATAGGCCTGGTCCCGACCATGGGTTACCTTCACGAGGGCCATTTAACCCTGGCCAGGACGGCCAGGGAGCAGAATGACGTCGTTATTATGAGCATTTTTGTCAACCCGACCCAGTTTGGCCCCGGGGAAGACCTGGAGCGTTATCCCCGGGACCTGGAAAGGGATCAAAAGCTGGCTGCTGCCGCGGGTGTCGACGCCATTTTTGCCCCTGCGGTAGCAGAAATGTACCCGCCCGGCTATGCCACCTATGTCCAGGTCGAGGGCTTGACGGAAGTTCTCTGTGGCGCTTCCCGGCCGGGTCACTTCCGGGGCGTGGCTACGGTGGTCAGCAAGCTATTTAATATCGTCCAACCCGACCGCGCCTATTTCGGCCTCAAGGATTACCAGCAGGCGGTAGTGATCAAGCGCCTGGTCAGGGATTTAAATTTTCCGGTTGACATAATCACCGTTCCCACCGTACGGGAGTCCGACGGCCTGGCTTTAAGTTCACGGAACAAATATTTAAGCCCGGAAGAGCGCCAATCAGCCCTGTCCCTCTATCGGGCTTTGAACATCGGGGCCGACCTTATCCGCTCTGGCGAACGCCGTGCTGCCGTAGTCCGGGAAGCCATGGCTCAGGAAATTTTATCCCGGCCCGGGACGCGAATAGATTATGTGGCGGTAAATGACGCAGAGACTCTTGAACCTTTAGACGAAATCAAGGGCCGGGTGCTGCTGGCCCTGGCCGTTTGGGTGGGCAACACCCGTTTAATTGATAATTTGACCCTGGAGGTAAAAGACGATGTGGCGCACCATGATGAAAAGCAAGCTCCACCGGGCGACTGTCACCGAGGCTAA
- the panD gene encoding aspartate 1-decarboxylase has translation MWRTMMKSKLHRATVTEANLNYIGSITIDSELMAAADILPNEKVQVVNNNNGARLETYAIPGPPGSGVICANGAAARLVQPGDVVIIISYGIFTDAEARSYQPRVILLDGQNKISEVRGGEQPREVWV, from the coding sequence ATGTGGCGCACCATGATGAAAAGCAAGCTCCACCGGGCGACTGTCACCGAGGCTAACCTCAATTATATCGGTAGTATTACCATCGACAGCGAACTGATGGCCGCGGCCGATATTTTGCCCAACGAGAAAGTGCAGGTGGTCAACAATAATAATGGCGCCCGCCTGGAAACCTATGCCATCCCCGGGCCTCCCGGCAGCGGGGTTATCTGCGCCAACGGGGCCGCCGCCAGGCTGGTCCAGCCCGGCGATGTTGTCATCATTATCTCCTACGGTATATTTACCGACGCCGAGGCCAGGTCCTATCAACCGCGGGTCATTCTCCTGGATGGCCAGAATAAAATAAGCGAGGTCAGGGGCGGGGAACAGCCGCGGGAAGTCTGGGTGTGA
- a CDS encoding biotin--[acetyl-CoA-carboxylase] ligase yields MGIEGSKQQVLEYLRRRRGEYISGEELSKKLAITRTAVWKHIQALRQEGYRIDAQTRRGYCLLSVPDCFYPEEVAAGLKTSWLGRNLYYYDEVGSTNQVAKELADGGAPEGTVVVAEGQTGGRGRRGRSWLSPPRKGIWFSVILRPRVVPVLASQLPLLAAVAVAAAIRQRTGLPPGIKWPNDLLAGGRKVCGILTEIKAEIDALEYVVLGTGLNVNVEADDFSPEVRPLATSLFLELGRPVARLPLFQEILYQLEKWYERWQEEGFDPVRRAWKEASVTLGREVEVNSWREVFRGVAVDIDAEGALLVRGAGSEVRRFTAGEVSLRTAS; encoded by the coding sequence ATGGGCATAGAAGGCAGCAAGCAACAGGTATTAGAGTATCTGCGCCGCCGCCGGGGCGAATACATTTCTGGTGAAGAGCTGAGCAAAAAGCTTGCCATCACCAGGACGGCCGTGTGGAAACATATCCAGGCTTTACGCCAGGAAGGCTATCGGATTGATGCCCAGACCCGCCGCGGCTATTGCCTGCTGTCCGTCCCGGATTGCTTTTATCCCGAGGAAGTGGCCGCAGGCCTCAAGACGTCCTGGCTGGGACGGAACCTTTACTATTACGACGAAGTGGGTTCTACCAACCAGGTGGCCAAAGAACTGGCCGACGGCGGGGCACCGGAAGGGACAGTGGTCGTCGCCGAGGGCCAGACAGGCGGCCGCGGCCGGCGGGGGCGTTCCTGGCTCTCGCCGCCCCGAAAAGGCATCTGGTTCTCGGTTATCTTGCGCCCCCGGGTGGTTCCGGTCCTGGCTTCCCAGCTGCCCCTGCTGGCGGCAGTAGCCGTGGCGGCAGCCATCCGCCAGAGAACTGGCCTCCCCCCGGGTATCAAGTGGCCCAACGATCTCCTGGCCGGCGGGCGTAAAGTCTGCGGCATCCTGACGGAGATTAAAGCCGAAATTGATGCCCTCGAGTATGTTGTCCTGGGTACAGGCTTAAACGTCAACGTTGAGGCGGATGATTTTAGCCCCGAGGTTAGACCCCTGGCTACCTCTTTATTTTTAGAACTGGGGCGACCGGTGGCGCGGCTGCCTTTATTCCAGGAGATATTGTACCAGTTGGAAAAATGGTATGAGCGCTGGCAGGAGGAGGGTTTCGATCCTGTCCGGCGGGCCTGGAAAGAGGCGAGCGTGACCCTGGGCCGGGAGGTGGAGGTTAACTCCTGGCGGGAAGTTTTCCGGGGCGTGGCTGTAGATATTGACGCTGAGGGCGCGCTGCTGGTCCGGGGTGCTGGTAGTGAGGTCCGGCGTTTTACCGCAGGGGAGGTGAGCCTGCGGACGGCAAGCTAA
- a CDS encoding biotin transporter BioY: MRTKDMALVALFAALVAVLAQVAIPLPFSPVPITGQVLGVFLAGAILGKNRGTLAMLVYLLLGAIGLPVFARGGAGLAAFASPSGGYLWGFALGVYLMGLVLERGKGEPGYGRLAAGMLTCLVVIYVLGTLQLMYLLHLNLMKGLLLGVLPYIPLDLAKLVLAAAISLQVRRALQQAGYLPARELEEQSGESS, from the coding sequence ATGCGTACTAAAGATATGGCCTTGGTGGCCCTTTTTGCCGCCCTGGTAGCCGTCCTGGCCCAGGTGGCTATTCCCCTGCCCTTTTCACCGGTACCCATTACCGGCCAGGTCCTGGGAGTATTCCTGGCCGGTGCCATCCTGGGTAAAAATAGAGGTACCCTGGCCATGCTCGTTTACTTACTTCTGGGGGCCATTGGTTTACCCGTCTTTGCCCGTGGCGGAGCTGGCCTGGCGGCCTTTGCCAGCCCGTCGGGGGGATACCTCTGGGGTTTTGCCCTGGGGGTCTACCTCATGGGCCTGGTCCTGGAAAGGGGTAAAGGGGAGCCGGGTTACGGCCGCCTGGCTGCCGGCATGCTCACCTGCCTGGTAGTAATCTACGTTCTGGGTACTTTACAGTTGATGTACCTCCTGCATCTTAATCTGATGAAAGGTCTTCTCCTGGGGGTTCTGCCCTACATCCCCCTGGACCTGGCCAAACTGGTCCTGGCAGCAGCCATCAGCCTCCAGGTCCGGCGGGCGCTGCAGCAGGCAGGGTATCTACCAGCCCGTGAGTTGGAAGAGCAGTCTGGGGAAAGCAGTTAG
- a CDS encoding DUF1284 domain-containing protein — MIINDYDVWCRACPNQGTDNCTTAVARDNLVLKHLGLVPGTALTWAAAWELVGRKVDKNAAGRLCAGCPWLAGGYCRW, encoded by the coding sequence ATCATCATTAATGATTATGATGTCTGGTGCCGGGCCTGCCCCAACCAGGGTACAGATAACTGTACCACTGCGGTGGCGCGGGATAACCTGGTGCTAAAGCATCTGGGCCTGGTACCCGGTACCGCCCTGACCTGGGCCGCGGCCTGGGAACTTGTTGGCCGCAAAGTTGATAAAAATGCGGCCGGTCGCCTCTGCGCCGGTTGCCCCTGGCTGGCCGGCGGTTATTGCCGATGGTAA
- a CDS encoding type III pantothenate kinase, giving the protein MLLAIDIGNTNIVIGLYKGKELQCHWRVASDRQKTADEYGLILRQLCHYQGVDLEAIKAVVMASVVPTLTQTLTMMLKDQFNCRLLVIGPGVKTGMPIRFDNPREVGADRIVNGVAVYELYGGPAIVVDFGTATTYDAISASGEYLGGAIAPGIGIATDALFARAAKLPRVELVRPPQVIGKNTVACMQAGIMYGFIGQVEGIVKRMQAEMGGRAVVVATGGLAGLIAPEVSCIDKVDPLLTLEGLRIVYERNS; this is encoded by the coding sequence ATGTTACTGGCCATAGATATCGGCAATACTAATATTGTCATTGGCCTTTATAAAGGTAAGGAGTTGCAATGCCACTGGCGCGTAGCCAGCGACCGGCAGAAGACAGCCGATGAATACGGCCTGATTTTACGTCAACTGTGCCATTACCAGGGGGTGGACCTGGAGGCCATTAAAGCCGTGGTCATGGCTTCCGTGGTGCCGACTTTGACCCAGACTTTGACCATGATGCTTAAAGATCAGTTTAACTGCCGGCTGCTGGTAATCGGCCCCGGGGTAAAAACCGGGATGCCCATCCGCTTTGACAACCCCAGGGAGGTAGGTGCCGACAGGATTGTCAACGGCGTGGCCGTCTATGAACTGTATGGTGGCCCGGCCATTGTCGTGGACTTCGGGACCGCTACCACCTATGACGCCATTTCCGCCAGCGGCGAATACCTGGGCGGGGCCATCGCTCCCGGGATTGGCATCGCTACGGATGCCCTTTTTGCCCGGGCGGCCAAACTGCCCCGGGTGGAACTCGTCAGGCCGCCCCAGGTAATCGGTAAAAATACCGTAGCCTGCATGCAGGCGGGGATAATGTATGGCTTTATCGGCCAGGTAGAAGGAATTGTTAAGCGCATGCAGGCCGAGATGGGGGGGCGGGCCGTGGTGGTAGCCACCGGCGGCCTGGCCGGCTTGATAGCACCTGAAGTTAGCTGCATCGATAAGGTTGATCCCCTGTTAACCTTGGAGGGTTTGCGGATTGTCTATGAGCGCAACAGTTAA
- the dusB gene encoding tRNA dihydrouridine synthase DusB: protein MSATVKIGPVTLAAPLVTAPMAGFTDRIFRHLAREAGAALTYTEMISAQGLIYQSKATWALLDVKDEPGPVTVQLFGREPEILARATKLAVAAGADIVDLNMGCPTPKIVKNGEGAALMRDLPLAAAIVAAMVEAAGPVPVTVKMRKGWDENSVNVIEAARAVVEAGAAAVAIHGRTRSQFYSGQADWDCIRRVKEAVPVPVIGNGDIRTPADAVAMLEQTGCDAVMVGRAAIGNPWLLTAIRARLEGRSEPPPPDVATRMAMAIRHLNMMVELKGEKKAVKEMRKVLACYLRGLPGAARLRQHLYTLDTAAEVIATLNAYSRVYPGRPHV from the coding sequence ATGAGCGCAACAGTTAAAATTGGCCCGGTTACCCTGGCCGCACCCCTGGTGACGGCACCCATGGCGGGCTTTACCGACCGCATCTTTCGCCACCTCGCCAGGGAAGCGGGGGCGGCCTTAACCTATACAGAAATGATCAGCGCCCAGGGTCTTATCTATCAAAGCAAGGCTACCTGGGCGCTCCTGGATGTAAAGGACGAACCTGGCCCGGTTACTGTCCAGCTCTTCGGCCGCGAGCCGGAAATCCTGGCCAGGGCTACCAAACTGGCTGTGGCCGCTGGGGCGGATATTGTTGATTTAAATATGGGCTGCCCGACACCCAAGATAGTGAAAAATGGCGAGGGAGCGGCCTTGATGCGCGATCTACCCCTGGCAGCGGCCATTGTCGCCGCCATGGTTGAGGCTGCCGGCCCGGTGCCGGTAACGGTCAAAATGCGCAAGGGCTGGGATGAAAATTCCGTAAATGTTATCGAGGCAGCCCGGGCGGTGGTTGAAGCCGGGGCGGCGGCGGTAGCCATCCACGGCCGCACCCGCAGCCAGTTTTACAGCGGGCAGGCCGACTGGGATTGCATCCGCCGGGTAAAGGAAGCCGTACCGGTACCGGTCATTGGCAATGGTGATATCAGGACACCGGCAGACGCCGTAGCCATGCTGGAACAGACAGGTTGCGACGCCGTCATGGTAGGCCGGGCTGCGATAGGCAATCCCTGGCTTTTAACGGCCATCCGCGCCCGCCTGGAAGGCCGGTCGGAACCTCCACCACCGGATGTAGCCACACGTATGGCTATGGCCATTCGCCATTTAAACATGATGGTAGAGCTGAAAGGTGAAAAGAAGGCAGTAAAAGAAATGCGGAAAGTTTTGGCCTGTTACCTGCGGGGTTTACCGGGGGCAGCCCGCCTGCGCCAGCACCTATATACCCTCGATACCGCGGCGGAAGTCATCGCCACCCTGAATGCTTATAGCCGTGTCTATCCTGGCCGACCTCACGTATAA
- a CDS encoding Rpn family recombination-promoting nuclease/putative transposase: MPENEGQPPPPHHPHDKGYRQLLADKRVFLELLKTFVREEWVAAIDENDLILVNKSYVLQDFSEKEADVVYRLKTRDNNVIFYILLELQSTVDYLMPFRLLLYMVEIWREIYNNTPQGERESKNFRLPPIIPAVLYNGANNWTAELSFKEMLDGYQNFSRHLLDFHYLLFDVNRYSEEELVKAANVIASIFLLDQKAKPEELMIRLQKLAGAIKTMTPDEFRHITTWLKHVIKPKMPAGIQAKVDCILDANNPWEVEQMISNLEIALDEMRQEILLQGKLEGKLEGKLEGKLEVAKNLLLLNVDVNTIIKATGLTPEEINTLRRQLEH; encoded by the coding sequence TTGCCGGAAAACGAAGGGCAACCCCCGCCTCCCCACCACCCCCACGACAAGGGGTATCGGCAGCTCCTGGCCGACAAAAGAGTGTTCCTGGAACTCTTAAAGACCTTCGTCCGGGAAGAATGGGTGGCGGCCATCGACGAAAACGACCTTATCCTGGTGAATAAATCCTACGTCCTTCAGGATTTCAGCGAGAAAGAAGCCGATGTCGTCTACCGGCTCAAGACCAGGGATAATAATGTCATCTTTTACATCCTGCTGGAGCTGCAGTCAACGGTAGACTATCTGATGCCCTTCCGCCTTTTGCTATATATGGTCGAAATCTGGCGGGAAATCTACAACAACACCCCGCAGGGCGAACGGGAGAGCAAAAATTTCCGCCTGCCGCCCATCATACCGGCAGTGCTCTATAACGGGGCTAATAACTGGACGGCGGAACTATCCTTCAAAGAAATGCTAGACGGTTACCAGAATTTCAGCAGGCATCTGCTGGACTTCCACTACCTGTTGTTTGACGTCAACCGTTACAGCGAAGAAGAGCTCGTCAAAGCTGCCAATGTAATCGCCAGCATATTTTTACTGGACCAAAAAGCCAAACCGGAAGAACTGATGATACGCCTCCAAAAACTAGCGGGAGCAATAAAGACCATGACTCCCGATGAGTTCCGTCATATAACAACCTGGCTGAAGCACGTTATCAAACCTAAAATGCCAGCCGGCATACAGGCAAAAGTGGATTGCATCCTGGATGCCAACAACCCCTGGGAGGTGGAACAAATGATTAGCAACCTGGAAATAGCTCTGGATGAAATGAGGCAAGAGATTTTATTGCAAGGAAAACTGGAAGGAAAGTTAGAAGGAAAGTTAGAAGGAAAGTTAGAAGTAGCCAAAAACTTACTCCTGCTCAACGTCGACGTCAACACCATTATCAAGGCCACAGGGCTTACCCCGGAAGAGATAAACACCTTGAGAAGGCAACTTGAACATTGA
- a CDS encoding helix-turn-helix domain-containing protein: MDLIRIGDRLISRRKINSILERIFTLRCQGFSQQETARQIGVDRSFVSRLETLGEVRRGRRIAVVGFPVANKAELENMLRQEGVEYILLLTDAERWDFVRQKSGLELLNQLMEIVGRVRDYDVVIIIGSDYRIKVSEALLGREVVGVEIGPSPIQGDREVDVEGLRALVRQLGKNKGRDKK; this comes from the coding sequence ATGGACCTGATCCGGATTGGCGACAGGCTTATCAGCCGGCGCAAGATTAACTCCATCCTGGAGCGCATCTTTACATTGCGCTGCCAGGGTTTTTCCCAGCAGGAGACAGCCCGGCAGATAGGCGTCGACCGCTCCTTTGTCTCCCGTTTAGAAACCCTGGGCGAGGTACGGCGCGGCCGACGTATAGCTGTGGTAGGTTTTCCGGTAGCCAATAAAGCCGAGCTGGAAAATATGCTGCGGCAGGAGGGCGTAGAATACATCTTACTTTTAACCGATGCCGAGCGCTGGGATTTTGTCCGCCAGAAAAGCGGGCTGGAGTTGTTGAACCAGCTGATGGAGATTGTAGGCCGGGTGCGGGACTACGATGTCGTCATCATTATCGGTTCCGACTACCGCATCAAGGTCAGCGAAGCGCTGCTGGGACGAGAAGTGGTGGGCGTGGAGATCGGCCCTTCCCCCATCCAGGGTGACCGGGAGGTAGATGTCGAGGGATTGCGCGCCCTGGTACGCCAGCTGGGAAAAAACAAAGGAAGGGATAAAAAATGA